In Carya illinoinensis cultivar Pawnee chromosome 9, C.illinoinensisPawnee_v1, whole genome shotgun sequence, the following are encoded in one genomic region:
- the LOC122275081 gene encoding uncharacterized protein LOC122275081 has protein sequence MNSRAQAHVQKVHCRRESPSSLPLIFLCLLHTAALLLPPSVQAPQVPQSLSPLLYFFFPSRKQKPRSMGRLAPLSEVPINGEEDSTNSSKKGRGLTWRNWIKTHLSLVFNKKSDLRILLSVLGCPLFPIPLHPKQSIINEVSSSAQYIIQHFTAATGCRKLEGMVKSIFATGKVTMAMLDELGSGGSAAGANGVSQKGCFVMWQMVPDKWLIELVVGGHKVVAGSDGSVAWRHTPWLGAHTARGGVRPLRRALQGLDPLAIAAVFSSAQHLGEKRISGVDCFALQLSADQADLAERGDKTAEMIKHVIYGYFSQRSGLLVYLEDSYLTRIQSPGAQPMYWETTMSTRIEDYRTVEGVMIAHAGHSSVIITRFGDNLKSGPTVTRMEETWAIDDVAFNVPGLSIDCFIPPTEVKRDYPEDDLVWGSSFNQ, from the exons ATGAACTCACGCGCCCAAGCGCATGTGCAGAAAGTGCATTGCCGCAGAGAGTCTCCTAGCAGTCTTCCACTCATTTTCCTTTGTCTGCTCCATACTGCTGCATTATTACTGCCTCCCTCTGTTCAGGCTCCCCAAGTCCctcaatctctctctcctctcttatatttcttttttccctcgAGAAAGCAAAAACCGAGATCGATGGGTCGCCTTGCACCATTATCAGAGGTGCCCATCAATGGAGAAGAAGACAGCACGAACAGCTCAAAGAAAGGGCGAGGTCTGACATGGAGGAACTGGATCAAGACTCACCTCTCCCTCGTCTTCAACAAGAAATCCGACCTCAGGATCCTCCTCAGCGTTCTGGGTTGTCCTCTTTTCCCCATCCCACTCCACCCCAAACAATCCATTATCAACGAG GTCTCCTCCTCGGCCCAATATATCATACAACACTTCACGGCGGCGACGGGCTGTCGGAAATTAGAGGGCATGGTGAAGAGCATTTTCGCCACGGGAAAAGTGACCATGGCCATGTTGGATGAGCTGGGCTCTGGCGGCTCGGCTGCCGGAGCCAACGGAGTTTCTCAAAAAGGGTGCTTTGTAATGTGGCAGATGGTCCCCGATAAGTGGCTAATTGAGCTAGTTGTGGGCGGTCACAAGGTTGTAGCCGGTAGCGATGGCAGTGTGGCCTGGCGTCACACGCCGTGGCTCGGTGCTCATACCGCCAGAGGCGGTGTACGTCCTCTCCGGCGAGCCCTCCAG GGACTAGATCCTCTGGCGATAGCAGCCGTATTTTCGTCGGCCCAGCACTTGGGAGAAAAACGAATCTCAGGCGTCGATTGTTTTGCTTTGCAACTGTCAGCGGATCAGGCGGACCTGGCGGAACGCGGGGACAAAACGGCGGAGATGATAAAGCACGTTATATACGGCTACTTCAGCCAAAGGAGCGGGCTCCTCGTTTACTTGGAGGACTCATACTTGACCAGGATCCAAAGCCCTGGGGCCCAGCCCATGTACTGGGAGACCACCATGTCCACGAGAATCGAGGACTATCGGACGGTTGAGGGCGTGATGATCGCCCACGCTGGCCATTCGAGCGTGATCATCACACGGTTCGGAGACAACCTGAAGTCGGGCCCCACGGTCACACGGATGGAGGAGACGTGGGCCATCGACGATGTTGCGTTTAACGTCCCTGGCCTCTCCATCGATTGCTTTATTCCTCCTACCGAAGTAAAGAGGGATTATCCAGAAGATGATCTTGTCTGGGGATCATCCTTCAATCAATGA